In one Nicotiana sylvestris chromosome 8, ASM39365v2, whole genome shotgun sequence genomic region, the following are encoded:
- the LOC104240261 gene encoding probable methyltransferase PMT14, which yields MASKYHAPSNRTRRPISILIVIGLCCFFYLIGVWQKSGSGKGDKLALAVTEQTADCNIFPPSTLDFESHHNYVEMIESSEPKTKVYKSCDAKYTDYTPCQEQDRAMTFPRENMIYRERHCPPDDEKLRCLILAPKGYTTPFPWPKSRDYAYYANVPYKHLTVEKAVQNWVQFQGNVFKFPGGGTMFPKGADAYIDELASVIPIKSGMIRTALDTGCGVASWGAYLLKRNILAMSFAPKDNHEAQVQFALERGVPAVIGVFGSIHLPYPSRAFDMSHCSRCLIPWASNEGMYMMEVDRVLRPGGYWILSGPPLNWKTYHKVWNRTIADVKAEQKRIEDFAELLCWEKKYEKGDVAIWRKKINGKSCSRRKSASICQTKDTDNVWYKKMDACITPYPDVQSSDEVAGGELKKFPARLFAVPPRVANEMVPGVTIESYQEDNKLWKKHVASYKRIISLLGTTRYHNIMDMNAGLGGFAAALDSPKLWVMNVVPTIAENTLGVVYERGLIGIYHDWCEGFSTYPRTYDLLHANRLFTLYEDKCEFEDILLEMDRVLRPEGSVILRDGVEVLNKVRKIAAGLRWETKLVDHEDGPLVPEKIFVAVKQYHVEGDDDQNTQNDE from the exons ATGGCGTCCAAGTATCATGCACCAAGCAACAGAACACGACGGCCAATCTCTATATTGATTGTAATTGGCCTTTGCTGTTTCTTTTATCTAATAGGAGTTTGGCAGAAGAGTGGGTCCGGAAAGGGAGATAAATTAGCACTAGCAGTGACCGAGCAAACTGCTGACTGCAATATCTTTCCACCATCCACTCTGGATTTTGAATCACACCATAATTATGTGGAAATGATTGAATCTTCAGAACCAAAAACTAAAGTATACAAGTCATGTGATGCTAAATACACTGACTATACTCCCTGCCAAGAACAAGACCGAGCTATGACGTTCCCACGGGAAAATATGATATATAGAGAAAGGCATTGCCCTCCAGACGATGAAAAGCTTCGTTGTTTGATTCTAGCACCCAAAGGATACACAACTCCATTTCCATGGCCGAAAAGCCGTGATTATGCCTACTATGCTAATGTTCCTTACAAACACTTGACAGTTGAGAAGGCAGTCCAGAACTGGGTACAGTTTCAGGGAAACGTTTTCAAATTTCCAGGAGGGGGTACAATGTTTCCTAAAGGAGCAGATGCATATATTGATGAACTTGCATCTGTGATTCCAATTAAAAGTGGCATGATAAGAACTGCTCTTGACACTGGTTGTGGG GTTGCAAGCTGGGGTGCTTACTTGCTGAAGAGAAATATTCTGGCGATGTCATTTGCACCTAAGGACAATCATGAAGCACAAGTGCAATTTGCATTGGAGCGAGGTGTACCTGCTGTTATTGGGGTGTTTGGTTCCATACACCTTCCATACCCATCAAGAGCATTTGACATGTCTCATTGTTCTCGCTGTCTCATTCCCTGGGCATCAAACG AGGGTATGTACATGATGGAAGTCGATCGAGTTTTGAGACCTGGTGGATACTGGATACTCTCTGGTCCTCCACTTAATTGGAAGACCTATCACAAAGTTTGGAACAGGACAATTGCTGATGTGAAAGCTGAGCAAAAGAGGATTGAAGATTTTGCTGAGCTTCTTTGCTGGGAAAAGAAATATGAAAAAGGTGATGTAGCTATATGGAGGAAAAAAATAAATGGAAAATCATGCAGCAGAAGGAAATCTGCCAGCATATGTCAAACAAAGGATACTGATAATGTCTG GTATAAAAAAATGGACGCATGCATAACCCCCTACCCTGACGTCCAGAGTTCTGATGAAGTAGCTGGAGGGGAATTGAAGAAGTTTCCAGCTAGGCTTTTTGCAGTTCCGCCACGTGTAGCCAATGAAATGGTTCCTGGGGTGACAATTGAGTCTTATCAAGAGGATAATAAGCTTTGGAAGAAACACGTCGCTTCTTACAAGAGGATCATTAGCCTACTTGGCACCACAAGATACCACAACATAATGGACATGAATGCCGGACTTGGAGGATTTGCTGCAGCACTAGACTCTCCTAAACTGTGGGTAATGAATGTTGTCCCAACTATTGCTGAAAACACTCTTGGTGTCGTATACGAGAGGGGCTTGATTGGCATATACCATGACTG GTGTGAAGGCTTCTCTACCTACCCGAGGACATATGATCTCCTTCATGCTAATCGCTTGTTCACTTTGTACGAGGATAA GTGTGAATTTGAAGATATTCTTCTAGAAATGGACCGTGTTTTGCGTCCTGAAGGGTCGGTCATTCTTCGAGATGGAGTTGAAGTACTGAACAAGGTTAGGAAAATTGCTGCCGGCCTGAGATGGGAAACTAAATTAGTAGATCATGAAGATGGACCCTTGGTACCTGAGAAAATATTTGTTGCTGTCAAACAATATCATGTTGAAGGTGATGACGACCAGAACACACAAAACGATGAATGA
- the LOC104240262 gene encoding uncharacterized protein isoform X1 has translation MASTPRTRPPRPPSSLSPNPKPTRYKSPSSSRPSTSSIAIPLEPSSNFFPSSKSEFSRLLAVVFVAAAVAFSCNYVFTFLNRQPKPFCDSNPDFDDSLSDFCEPCPLNGVCHEGKLGCVHGYRRLGNLCVEDSNINEAAKKLSKSVEGLLCEEYAQFSCTGTGNTWVQSNQLWEKVNESKIMDEYGLNKAVYAHAMQRAMEALGKVLERRLNDQGIEELKCPALLVQHYTPIFCRIQQWLFEHALLLVPACALLLGCIFMLLKLRRRYYLSVRAEQIYNEACDVLEEKAVNARSMTGKHEPWVVASLLRDHLLSPKERKDPMLWKKVEQLVQEDSRLERYPKMVKGESKVVWEWQVEGSLSSSGKRKKAQESRLERGERANLSPQQRSWLLKSEEPVNC, from the exons ATGGCTTCCACACCTCGAACACGGCCACCTAGACCGCCTTCCTCTCTAAGCCCTAACCCTAAACCCACCAGGTACAAATCCCCCTCTTCTTCTCGTCCTTCTACATCATCCATCGCTATTCCTCTAGAACCTTCGTCCAACTTCTTCCCTTCCTCTAAATCAGAGTTCTCACGGCTCCTCGCCGTCGTCTTTGTTGCAGCCGCCGTCGCATTTTCCTGCAACTACGTCTTCACATTTCTCAATCGTCAGCCGAAACCTTTTTGCGATAGCAATCCCGACTTCGATGACTCTCTCTCCG ACTTCTGTGAGCCTTGTCCACTTAATGGAGTATGCCATGAAGGCAAATTAGGGTGTGTGCATGGCTACCGGAGGCTCGGGAACTTATGTGTTGAAGATTCAAATATAAATGAAGCAGCTAAGAAGCTC TCAAAGTCAGTAGAAGGTCTTCTCTGTGAAGAATATGCTCAATTTTCATGCACAGGCACTGGCAATACTTGG GTTCAAAGTAACCAATTGTGGGAAAAAGTGAATGAATCTAAAATAATGGATGAGTATGGCTTGAACAAGGCTGTTTATGCTCATGCCATGCAACGAGCCATGGAGGCTCTTGGCAAGGTTTTGGAGAGAAGACTGAATGATCAAGG AATTGAAGAGTTGAAATGTCCAGCTTTGCTGGTCCAACATTATACACCAATTTTCTGTCGCATCCAGCAGTGGCTTTTTGAGCATGCTTTGCTATTGGTTCCAGCTTGTGCATTG CTGCTGGGATGCATTTTCATGCTGTTAAAACTCCGTCGGAGGTACTACTTGTCAGTTAGAGCTGAACAGATATATAATGAG GCTTGTGATGTACTTGAAGAGAAGGCAGTGAATGCAAGAAGTATGACGGGCAAGCATGAACCTTGGGTGGTGGCATCACTGTTACGGGATCATCTTCTTTCACCGAAGGAAAGGAAGGATCCAATGTTATGGAAAAAG GTTGAGCAGTTGGTTCAAGAAGATTCTCGTCTAGAGAGATACCCTAAGATGGTCAAAGGTGAAAGTAAAGTGGTATGGGAATGGCAAG TTGAGGGTTCTTTAAGCTCTTCGGGTAAGAGGAAGAAGGCACAGGAAAGCAGGCTAGAGAGAGGTGAACGCGCAAATCTCTCCCCTCAGCAAAGGAGCTGGCTATTAAAGTCTGAGGAGCCTGTGAATTGCTGA
- the LOC104240262 gene encoding uncharacterized protein isoform X2, producing MYFCFAFAYSCNIPKSCDPHFGEEKLRTNFCEPCPLNGVCHEGKLGCVHGYRRLGNLCVEDSNINEAAKKLSKSVEGLLCEEYAQFSCTGTGNTWVQSNQLWEKVNESKIMDEYGLNKAVYAHAMQRAMEALGKVLERRLNDQGIEELKCPALLVQHYTPIFCRIQQWLFEHALLLVPACALLLGCIFMLLKLRRRYYLSVRAEQIYNEACDVLEEKAVNARSMTGKHEPWVVASLLRDHLLSPKERKDPMLWKKVEQLVQEDSRLERYPKMVKGESKVVWEWQVEGSLSSSGKRKKAQESRLERGERANLSPQQRSWLLKSEEPVNC from the exons ATGTATTTCTGTTTTGCATTTGCTTATTCTTGCAACATTCCAAAATCGTGTGATCCTCATTTTGGAGAAGAGAAGCTGCGAACCA ACTTCTGTGAGCCTTGTCCACTTAATGGAGTATGCCATGAAGGCAAATTAGGGTGTGTGCATGGCTACCGGAGGCTCGGGAACTTATGTGTTGAAGATTCAAATATAAATGAAGCAGCTAAGAAGCTC TCAAAGTCAGTAGAAGGTCTTCTCTGTGAAGAATATGCTCAATTTTCATGCACAGGCACTGGCAATACTTGG GTTCAAAGTAACCAATTGTGGGAAAAAGTGAATGAATCTAAAATAATGGATGAGTATGGCTTGAACAAGGCTGTTTATGCTCATGCCATGCAACGAGCCATGGAGGCTCTTGGCAAGGTTTTGGAGAGAAGACTGAATGATCAAGG AATTGAAGAGTTGAAATGTCCAGCTTTGCTGGTCCAACATTATACACCAATTTTCTGTCGCATCCAGCAGTGGCTTTTTGAGCATGCTTTGCTATTGGTTCCAGCTTGTGCATTG CTGCTGGGATGCATTTTCATGCTGTTAAAACTCCGTCGGAGGTACTACTTGTCAGTTAGAGCTGAACAGATATATAATGAG GCTTGTGATGTACTTGAAGAGAAGGCAGTGAATGCAAGAAGTATGACGGGCAAGCATGAACCTTGGGTGGTGGCATCACTGTTACGGGATCATCTTCTTTCACCGAAGGAAAGGAAGGATCCAATGTTATGGAAAAAG GTTGAGCAGTTGGTTCAAGAAGATTCTCGTCTAGAGAGATACCCTAAGATGGTCAAAGGTGAAAGTAAAGTGGTATGGGAATGGCAAG TTGAGGGTTCTTTAAGCTCTTCGGGTAAGAGGAAGAAGGCACAGGAAAGCAGGCTAGAGAGAGGTGAACGCGCAAATCTCTCCCCTCAGCAAAGGAGCTGGCTATTAAAGTCTGAGGAGCCTGTGAATTGCTGA